A single genomic interval of Vicinamibacteria bacterium harbors:
- a CDS encoding NDP-sugar synthase, whose translation MKAVVLAAGLGLRMRPLTRRRAKPVLPVLNRPLLHWTLELLARQGVTECLVNLHHRPESVVAAVGDGRQLGLRVRYSHERRILGTGGGPRKVRDLLGDEPFLLVNGDVLFDFDLARLLGRHRAAGAQATLALKRNPDPGTYGPVVTGPGGWVRSVAGLPRPARGMVSLFTGIHVLEAGLLDRLPPGRSEIVPDLYAPLLAEGGRVLGVRVGGAWYDLGRPSLYLASQLRMLALLRGRGGSLIHPRARVSVRARVASSVVGARSVVEPGASLSGSVLWEGTRVGPGAVVRGSILTEGVRVAAGERILHRVAVDRLRREMT comes from the coding sequence ATGAAGGCCGTGGTGCTGGCCGCCGGTCTTGGCCTGCGTATGCGCCCGCTCACCCGGCGACGCGCCAAGCCCGTCCTTCCCGTGCTTAACCGCCCGTTGCTGCATTGGACTCTGGAGCTCCTGGCTCGCCAGGGCGTGACCGAGTGCCTGGTCAACCTGCACCACCGGCCGGAAAGCGTGGTCGCCGCGGTGGGTGATGGCCGGCAGCTGGGCCTCCGCGTCCGCTACTCGCACGAGCGACGGATCCTGGGGACGGGAGGGGGGCCCCGCAAGGTCCGTGACCTCCTCGGGGACGAGCCCTTTCTGCTCGTGAACGGGGACGTGCTCTTCGATTTCGACCTCGCGCGCTTGCTCGGGCGTCACCGAGCGGCGGGGGCGCAGGCCACCCTGGCTCTGAAAAGGAACCCCGATCCGGGCACCTACGGCCCGGTGGTGACGGGGCCGGGGGGCTGGGTTCGCTCCGTGGCCGGACTCCCCCGGCCGGCCCGGGGGATGGTGTCGCTCTTCACCGGCATCCACGTTCTCGAGGCCGGGCTCCTCGACCGGCTGCCTCCGGGGCGGTCCGAGATTGTGCCCGACCTGTACGCGCCGCTCCTGGCGGAAGGGGGCCGCGTGCTCGGGGTGCGCGTGGGGGGCGCATGGTACGATCTCGGACGCCCATCGTTGTACCTTGCGTCGCAGCTCCGAATGCTGGCCCTCCTCCGCGGCCGGGGTGGGTCGCTCATCCACCCCCGGGCCCGGGTGAGCGTCCGGGCCCGGGTGGCGTCGTCGGTGGTCGGGGCGCGGTCGGTAGTGGAGCCGGGTGCGAGCCTGAGCGGGAGCGTTCTCTGGGAGGGCACGCGCGTGGGCCCTGGGGCGGTGGTGCGCGGCTCTATTCTGACCGAGGGGGTCCGGGTGGCAGCAGGCGAGCGCATCCTGCACCGGGTGGCCGTGGATCGGCTCCGGAGGGAGATGACGTGA
- the cyaB gene encoding class IV adenylate cyclase, translating to MTEIEVKLRVAGADVARAAVARLGAVLAWPRHFEDNLLLDDARGSLREAGSVLRLRRTPAGGFLTFKGPRYLEEGLKSREEVEAPVADADALQAVLERLGFRSVFRYQKYRETYAWRGQEIVIDETPIGTFFEIEGDVAGIQAAAGSLGYRPADYLTDSYVGLFFAGGGRGDMVFSK from the coding sequence ATGACGGAGATCGAGGTCAAGCTCCGGGTCGCCGGGGCCGACGTCGCCCGGGCGGCGGTCGCTCGCTTGGGGGCGGTGCTCGCCTGGCCGCGCCACTTTGAGGACAACCTCCTTCTTGACGACGCCCGGGGCTCCCTGCGCGAGGCGGGCTCGGTCCTGCGCTTGCGCCGCACTCCCGCGGGCGGCTTTCTGACCTTCAAGGGGCCGCGCTACCTCGAGGAGGGGCTGAAGAGCCGCGAGGAAGTCGAGGCCCCGGTTGCGGACGCCGATGCTTTGCAAGCAGTCCTGGAGCGGCTGGGATTCCGGTCTGTCTTCCGCTATCAGAAATACCGGGAGACGTATGCCTGGCGGGGCCAGGAAATCGTGATCGACGAGACGCCCATCGGCACGTTCTTCGAGATCGAAGGCGACGTCGCGGGGATCCAGGCCGCGGCCGGCAGCCTCGGCTACCGCCCCGCTGACTACCTCACCGATTCCTATGTGGGCCTCTTTTTCGCCGGAGGCGGAAGGGGGGACATGGTGTTTTCCAAGTGA
- a CDS encoding peptidylprolyl isomerase, producing MAQAVSRAIIETKFGEIELEFLPEKAPGHVKNFLDLARKGFYNGTTFHRVIPGFMIQGGDPNTKDHQAPRDRHGTGGPGYTIKAEFNDTAHKRGVVSMARAQSPDSAGCQFFICVADSGFLDRQYTAFGRVLRGLDVADKIVSAPRDQRDNPKDRIDIQVRIIE from the coding sequence ATGGCCCAAGCCGTCTCGCGCGCCATCATCGAAACCAAATTCGGGGAGATCGAACTCGAATTCCTGCCCGAGAAGGCTCCCGGCCACGTGAAGAACTTCTTGGACCTCGCGCGCAAGGGCTTCTACAACGGCACCACTTTCCACCGCGTGATCCCCGGCTTCATGATCCAGGGGGGCGATCCGAACACCAAGGACCATCAGGCGCCCCGCGACCGCCACGGCACGGGCGGCCCTGGGTATACGATCAAGGCCGAGTTCAACGACACTGCGCACAAGCGTGGGGTGGTGTCCATGGCCCGCGCCCAGAGCCCGGACAGCGCGGGGTGCCAGTTCTTCATCTGCGTGGCCGACTCCGGTTTTCTGGACCGCCAGTACACGGCCTTCGGTCGGGTGTTGCGGGGGCTGGACGTGGCGGACAAGATCGTGAGCGCCCCCCGCGATCAGCGGGACAACCCGAAAGATCGGATCGACATCCAGGTCCGGATCATCGAATAA
- a CDS encoding tetratricopeptide repeat protein, whose amino-acid sequence MRGGLGIAAIALGLCGATPTPSPLAEAERLAEEAAGFAAARPEAALAQARRALVLGADFEPTSFVKAGRKGEVVEDAYVAARDEYRRHRAKLYEGVGICLAAQGQNAAALRYRRRASLLDPQPERVFALARALIGLGQGSAALEALEKTGAAGAGLPGAALKLLEQAVDLAGLPSAQVELDRWRLLALSPGSVEYRDGPFPLPEGTRLSTLPVFHLEEVERNVLYVAEPYCRNCSADLEVLKRSVRPEVRVLAIPEQPDQDQALRQVLALYRYNWPLVLGRGVAAALRLTARSTLVVARGGWAGAALKPPPGSVLASVLTVFEKVDVRETVPRPTWNHRPVVRRPAAPAPGLLAEGLAPGEDEPAPEGFLAAVNAFRAGHPGEALRLFEALEAKGDGWLLPPEARLDRALCLAALGRREEARRLLLRTGDSRFQEAVDRALEKVGSK is encoded by the coding sequence ATGAGGGGGGGCCTGGGCATCGCCGCCATCGCGCTTGGCCTCTGCGGCGCGACCCCCACCCCCAGCCCCCTGGCCGAGGCCGAGCGCCTGGCCGAGGAGGCGGCGGGCTTCGCCGCCGCCCGGCCCGAGGCTGCCCTCGCCCAGGCCCGGAGGGCGCTCGTCCTGGGCGCCGATTTCGAGCCCACCTCTTTCGTGAAGGCCGGCCGCAAGGGAGAAGTGGTGGAAGACGCCTACGTGGCCGCGCGTGACGAGTATCGCCGGCACCGGGCCAAGCTCTACGAGGGGGTCGGAATCTGTCTGGCCGCCCAGGGGCAGAATGCCGCCGCGCTTCGCTACCGGCGGCGCGCCTCTCTCTTGGACCCCCAGCCGGAGCGCGTGTTTGCGCTCGCCCGGGCCCTTATCGGCCTCGGCCAGGGCTCGGCGGCCCTCGAAGCCCTCGAGAAGACGGGGGCCGCGGGGGCCGGTTTGCCTGGGGCGGCCCTTAAGCTTCTCGAACAGGCGGTGGATCTGGCCGGCTTGCCCAGCGCACAGGTGGAGCTCGACCGGTGGCGCCTGCTCGCCCTCTCGCCGGGCTCGGTCGAGTATCGGGATGGGCCCTTCCCCCTGCCCGAGGGGACGCGCCTCTCCACGCTCCCCGTGTTCCATCTCGAGGAGGTGGAGCGCAACGTGCTTTACGTGGCGGAGCCGTACTGCCGCAACTGCTCGGCGGACCTGGAGGTGCTGAAGCGCTCCGTCCGCCCTGAGGTGCGGGTTCTCGCGATTCCCGAGCAGCCCGACCAGGATCAGGCCTTGCGCCAGGTCCTCGCCCTCTACCGCTATAACTGGCCCCTCGTGCTGGGGCGGGGCGTGGCCGCGGCCTTGCGTCTGACCGCCCGCTCGACCCTGGTGGTGGCCCGGGGGGGCTGGGCGGGTGCGGCTCTGAAGCCTCCGCCCGGATCTGTGCTCGCCTCGGTGCTGACCGTGTTCGAGAAGGTCGATGTCCGGGAGACGGTGCCGCGTCCGACCTGGAACCATCGGCCGGTCGTGCGGCGACCGGCGGCCCCCGCCCCTGGCCTCCTGGCCGAGGGTCTGGCCCCCGGCGAGGACGAGCCCGCTCCCGAGGGGTTCCTGGCCGCCGTCAACGCCTTCCGCGCCGGACATCCGGGCGAGGCCCTTCGCCTCTTCGAGGCCCTGGAGGCCAAGGGAGACGGATGGCTGCTGCCTCCCGAGGCTCGTCTGGACCGCGCGCTCTGCCTGGCCGCCCTCGGCCGTCGCGAGGAGGCCCGCCGGCTTCTCCTGCGCACGGGGGATAGCCGGTTCCAGGAAGCCGTGGACCGTGCTCTGGAGAAGGTGGGCTCGAAGTAG
- a CDS encoding GerMN domain-containing protein, which yields MTPRRANLLTAAGLLALMALVPLTAPRWARLLRQPLTALVEEESPAATPLTPAAPRPPEVEAQRRISVRIYFEAGDRFGLVPEERSVPFSSDLSGQIRSVVEELIHGSSTGLLPPLAPQVKVLEVFVSARGVAYVNLSKEVSAGLQGGSRAELLTVYAVVNSITANFPAIKRVQILVDDRPVPTLAGHVDLSRPLPPDMTFVALPSSPSPSSAASPAAAPHVAAGVRS from the coding sequence ATGACTCCCCGGCGGGCGAACCTCCTGACCGCGGCTGGACTCCTCGCCTTGATGGCGCTGGTGCCGCTGACCGCTCCCCGCTGGGCTCGCCTTCTGCGCCAGCCTCTGACCGCGTTGGTGGAAGAGGAGTCGCCGGCGGCGACCCCGCTCACGCCCGCCGCGCCCCGCCCCCCGGAGGTAGAGGCCCAGCGGCGCATCAGCGTCCGCATCTACTTCGAAGCCGGGGATCGATTCGGGCTCGTCCCCGAGGAGCGCTCGGTGCCGTTCTCGAGCGACCTTTCCGGCCAGATCCGGTCGGTGGTGGAAGAGCTCATCCACGGCTCCTCCACGGGCCTGCTTCCCCCGCTGGCCCCGCAAGTCAAGGTTCTCGAGGTCTTCGTCTCCGCCCGCGGCGTGGCCTACGTGAATCTGTCCAAGGAAGTCTCGGCGGGGCTCCAGGGAGGCTCCCGGGCCGAGCTGCTGACCGTCTACGCCGTGGTCAACTCCATCACCGCGAACTTTCCCGCCATCAAGCGCGTGCAGATCCTCGTGGATGACCGGCCGGTGCCCACCTTGGCCGGGCACGTGGATCTGTCGCGACCGCTGCCGCCCGACATGACCTTCGTGGCCCTCCCCTCATCACCGTCTCCGTCGTCTGCGGCTTCGCCGGCGGCGGCCCCCCACGTCGCGGCGGGGGTTCGTTCATGA
- a CDS encoding N-acetylmuramoyl-L-alanine amidase: MVLIALASPNLAAGPGPIVVLTEGQRREILAVARGDVELLPLDQVLVGLGISVQSDPAGGAVTLSFQKHEVSLYNKKSLASVDGDLRLLSAAVVLEEGKWLVPVDSIPRLLGPLLGRRAEWRPASRVLVLGNVSIPHIGVSTFVSGDVARVVLEASEKVPFRVLQEEGRVTVGISRDLVDVGFQQQRLTGGIVDLVQFVGGRENLFAVTLGRRFQHLKAAEQESPVRLVLEFEGPPLPAPRASASAPAPRPTPTPEPTTVRTVVIDAGHGGQEVGAQGPGGTLEKDVTLALARKLRAQIVNNLGLQVFLTREKDEELGLDERTAIANNYKADLFVSIHANASHSHGANGSEVYFLSYQASDEEGRRMARTEGEAVPASGAPPGSDLALILWDMAQAEHLEESSTLASRIQEELAVVTGSQGRGVKQAPFRVLVGAAMPAVLVEVAFISNPEEEKLLGSETYQSKVAGALMRGVARYEQERTARTTFSRPSARAGQ; this comes from the coding sequence GTGGTACTGATCGCCCTAGCGTCCCCCAACCTGGCCGCCGGCCCGGGACCCATCGTCGTCCTCACCGAAGGCCAAAGACGGGAAATTCTGGCCGTGGCCCGGGGGGACGTGGAACTGCTGCCTCTCGACCAGGTGCTCGTCGGCCTGGGCATCTCCGTGCAGAGCGATCCCGCGGGCGGGGCCGTCACCCTCAGCTTCCAGAAGCACGAGGTGAGCCTTTATAACAAGAAGAGCCTGGCCTCCGTGGACGGGGACCTGCGGCTGCTCTCGGCGGCGGTGGTGCTCGAGGAAGGGAAGTGGCTGGTGCCCGTGGACTCCATCCCGCGCCTGCTCGGTCCCCTCCTCGGCCGGCGCGCGGAGTGGCGCCCGGCCTCGCGCGTCCTCGTCCTCGGAAACGTGAGCATCCCCCACATCGGGGTCAGCACCTTCGTCTCCGGGGACGTGGCCCGGGTGGTTTTGGAGGCGAGCGAGAAGGTCCCCTTTCGCGTCCTCCAGGAGGAAGGACGAGTGACGGTGGGGATCTCCCGCGACCTCGTGGACGTGGGCTTCCAGCAGCAGCGCCTCACGGGCGGGATCGTGGACCTCGTCCAGTTCGTGGGGGGCCGGGAGAACCTCTTCGCGGTCACGCTGGGCCGCCGCTTCCAGCACCTGAAGGCCGCGGAACAGGAGTCCCCGGTTCGGCTGGTCCTCGAGTTCGAGGGCCCGCCCCTTCCCGCACCCCGCGCCTCCGCCTCCGCCCCCGCGCCCCGACCCACCCCCACTCCCGAGCCCACCACCGTCCGCACCGTGGTCATCGACGCCGGGCACGGTGGACAGGAGGTCGGGGCCCAGGGACCGGGGGGGACCTTGGAGAAGGACGTCACCCTGGCTCTGGCGCGCAAGCTGCGCGCGCAGATCGTGAACAACCTCGGGCTTCAAGTTTTCCTCACCCGGGAAAAGGACGAGGAGTTGGGGCTCGACGAGCGGACCGCCATCGCCAACAACTACAAGGCCGACCTGTTCGTTTCCATCCATGCCAACGCCAGCCACAGCCACGGGGCGAACGGCAGCGAGGTCTATTTCCTCTCGTATCAGGCGAGCGACGAGGAGGGCCGTCGCATGGCCCGCACGGAGGGGGAGGCGGTGCCCGCTTCGGGGGCTCCCCCCGGATCGGACCTGGCCCTGATCCTCTGGGACATGGCCCAGGCCGAGCACCTGGAGGAGTCGTCGACCCTCGCCTCGCGCATACAGGAGGAGCTGGCGGTGGTGACGGGGAGCCAGGGTCGGGGGGTGAAGCAGGCCCCCTTCCGGGTCCTGGTGGGGGCCGCCATGCCCGCCGTCCTCGTGGAGGTGGCGTTCATCAGCAACCCCGAAGAGGAGAAGCTGCTGGGCTCCGAGACCTACCAGAGCAAGGTGGCGGGGGCGCTGATGCGGGGCGTGGCCCGCTACGAGCAGGAGCGCACGGCCCGGACCACCTTCTCCCGGCCTTCGGCCCGAGCCGGCCAGTAG
- a CDS encoding DUF1800 domain-containing protein, whose product MKRKSGQLTLRGAASLILSLTFLSPGGLHAAPTDEAALVHVLNRLGYGPRPRDLETLRVVGVKRWIEDQLRPDGVPDRAMAARLAPLKTVGLSTKELLKGYEIPPEARQAAAKARAELEKAGEEEQKQARRDLMKKYAPQMEGSPRQVLDELQEAKVLRALYSERQLDEVLVDFWMNHFNVFAQKGPERFLIGEYERDVIRPRAWGRFEDLLLATAESPAMLFYLDNWLSADPNAPPPGRARGRYLRPGGFGGPAQPGQRPKRGLNENYAREIMELHTLGVDGGYTQKDVTEVARCFTGWTIRGLRQQNPEFTFDDRIHDHGEKLVLGQRIFGGGGQEEARRVIHILATHPSTATFISTKLCRRFVADDPPAALVDRAAATFRQTDGNIREVVRTIVTSPEFLAPEARAAKIKTPLEFVVSAARVAGARVEDATELARRIAAMGMPLYMQAPPTGYKDTAEAWVSTSGLVARLNFALDLAGGRIRGVTVDAAGLAPAGPDEKALADSMAARLVPAGLSEATRKAVEGEAGLGLDPARVAGLVLGSPEFQRR is encoded by the coding sequence GTGAAGAGGAAGAGTGGCCAGCTGACCCTTCGAGGCGCGGCAAGCCTGATCCTGAGCCTCACCTTTTTGAGCCCGGGTGGCCTCCACGCCGCGCCTACGGATGAGGCCGCCCTCGTCCATGTCCTGAACAGGCTGGGTTACGGACCCCGGCCGCGTGATCTCGAGACGCTCAGGGTCGTGGGCGTCAAGAGATGGATCGAGGACCAGCTGCGCCCCGATGGCGTTCCCGACCGCGCGATGGCCGCCCGCCTGGCGCCCCTCAAGACGGTCGGCCTCTCCACAAAGGAGCTCCTCAAGGGCTACGAGATCCCGCCCGAGGCCCGGCAGGCGGCGGCGAAGGCCCGGGCGGAGCTGGAGAAGGCCGGCGAGGAGGAGCAGAAGCAGGCACGTCGTGACCTCATGAAGAAGTACGCTCCACAGATGGAGGGCAGTCCCCGCCAGGTGCTGGATGAGCTACAGGAGGCCAAGGTCCTCCGCGCGCTCTACAGCGAGCGACAGCTCGATGAAGTCCTGGTCGATTTCTGGATGAACCACTTCAACGTCTTCGCGCAGAAGGGCCCCGAGCGCTTCCTGATCGGGGAGTACGAGCGGGACGTCATCCGGCCGCGGGCCTGGGGCCGCTTCGAGGACCTGCTCCTGGCCACCGCCGAGAGCCCGGCCATGCTCTTCTATCTCGACAACTGGCTCTCCGCCGACCCCAACGCGCCCCCGCCCGGACGGGCTCGCGGACGCTACCTCCGGCCCGGCGGCTTCGGCGGGCCCGCGCAGCCGGGGCAGCGCCCCAAGCGGGGCCTCAACGAGAACTACGCCCGCGAGATCATGGAACTGCACACGCTGGGCGTGGACGGGGGCTATACCCAGAAGGACGTGACGGAGGTCGCCCGCTGCTTCACGGGCTGGACGATCCGCGGCCTCCGCCAGCAGAACCCCGAGTTCACCTTTGATGACCGCATTCACGACCACGGCGAGAAGCTCGTGCTCGGACAGAGGATCTTCGGGGGCGGCGGTCAGGAGGAGGCCCGCAGGGTCATCCACATCCTCGCCACTCACCCCTCCACGGCAACGTTCATCTCCACGAAGCTCTGCCGTCGGTTCGTGGCCGACGATCCGCCGGCCGCCCTGGTGGACCGGGCCGCCGCGACCTTCCGGCAGACCGACGGCAACATCCGCGAGGTGGTGCGGACCATCGTGACCTCCCCCGAGTTCTTGGCTCCGGAGGCCCGGGCGGCCAAAATCAAGACCCCCCTGGAGTTCGTGGTGAGCGCGGCGCGGGTGGCGGGGGCGCGGGTCGAGGACGCTACCGAGCTGGCCCGACGCATCGCGGCCATGGGCATGCCCCTCTACATGCAAGCGCCCCCCACCGGCTACAAGGACACCGCCGAGGCCTGGGTCTCCACGAGCGGACTCGTGGCGCGGCTGAATTTCGCCCTCGACCTCGCGGGAGGCCGCATCCGGGGGGTCACGGTGGATGCCGCGGGCCTGGCTCCCGCAGGGCCGGACGAAAAGGCCCTGGCCGACTCCATGGCCGCACGACTCGTCCCCGCCGGCCTCTCCGAGGCCACGCGCAAGGCCGTGGAGGGCGAGGCGGGGCTCGGGCTTGACCCCGCCCGCGTGGCCGGGCTCGTCCTGGGCAGCCCAGAGTTCCAGAGGAGATAG
- a CDS encoding DUF1501 domain-containing protein, with protein sequence MLTRRVFLKSSGLALVSFGAVPHVLLRSVQAAQGAKQKKTLVVVFQRGACDGLNTVIPYGEHAYRVLRPTIAVPPPKAGGTDAALDLDGFFGLHPALEPLMPLWRRGDLAAVQAIGSPDGTRSHFDAQDFMESGTPGRKATEDGWMNRCLQATPDPESTPLRAIALTPTLPRSLAGKYPAVALANIRDFGLRPAAGPAVGRGFEEMYAGAVHDTLHGTGQEAFEAIQFLKKTDAAKYQPAEGVQYPRGPYGDSLRQIAQLLKADVGVEMAFTEVGGWDHHAAEGGVQGQLANRLRDFGSALAALHQDLGDRMQDVVVVTMTEFGRTVRENGNRGTDHGHASVSFVMGGRVRGGKVHGRWPGLSPDRLYEGRDLAITTDFRDLLGEVLTRHLGARSLASVFPGRSGSPARFPGVMKA encoded by the coding sequence ATGCTCACGCGACGGGTCTTCCTCAAGTCTTCGGGCCTGGCCCTGGTTTCTTTCGGTGCGGTCCCGCACGTTCTGCTGCGCTCGGTCCAGGCCGCGCAAGGAGCGAAACAGAAGAAGACGCTGGTCGTTGTCTTCCAGCGCGGAGCCTGCGACGGGCTCAATACCGTGATTCCCTACGGCGAGCACGCATACCGCGTGCTGCGGCCCACTATCGCCGTCCCCCCGCCGAAAGCCGGGGGGACGGATGCGGCCCTGGATCTGGACGGCTTCTTCGGCCTCCACCCCGCGCTCGAGCCGCTGATGCCGCTGTGGCGGAGGGGCGACCTGGCCGCGGTCCAGGCCATCGGTAGCCCCGACGGCACCCGGTCTCATTTCGACGCTCAGGACTTCATGGAGTCCGGCACCCCGGGCCGCAAGGCCACCGAGGATGGCTGGATGAACCGTTGCCTCCAGGCCACCCCCGACCCTGAGTCGACACCTCTGCGCGCCATCGCCCTCACCCCCACCTTGCCCCGCTCGCTCGCGGGCAAATACCCGGCCGTGGCCCTGGCCAACATCCGGGACTTCGGCCTGAGGCCCGCCGCGGGCCCCGCGGTGGGAAGGGGATTCGAGGAAATGTACGCGGGCGCCGTCCACGATACTCTGCACGGAACCGGCCAGGAGGCCTTCGAGGCCATCCAGTTCCTCAAGAAAACGGACGCCGCAAAGTACCAGCCGGCGGAAGGGGTCCAATACCCGCGCGGGCCTTACGGTGACAGCCTCCGGCAAATCGCCCAGCTCCTGAAGGCGGATGTCGGCGTGGAGATGGCCTTCACGGAGGTGGGCGGCTGGGACCACCATGCGGCCGAGGGAGGGGTCCAGGGCCAGCTCGCCAACCGCTTGCGCGACTTCGGCTCCGCGTTGGCCGCGCTCCACCAGGACTTGGGCGACCGCATGCAGGACGTGGTGGTCGTGACCATGACGGAGTTCGGGCGAACCGTCCGCGAGAACGGCAACCGCGGGACCGACCACGGCCACGCTAGCGTGTCGTTCGTGATGGGGGGGCGCGTCCGGGGCGGGAAGGTCCACGGGCGCTGGCCGGGACTCTCCCCGGACCGACTCTACGAGGGCCGCGACCTGGCTATCACCACGGACTTCCGAGACCTTCTGGGCGAGGTCCTGACCCGCCATCTGGGGGCCAGGAGCTTGGCCTCCGTGTTCCCGGGCCGCAGCGGAAGCCCCGCGCGCTTCCCGGGCGTCATGAAGGCCTAG
- a CDS encoding class I SAM-dependent methyltransferase: MTKFISLDDRLYAYVLAHRTPDDGLLRELRADTAALGSRARMQIAADQGTLLTVLVAAIGARRALEVGTFTGYSSLCIARGLGPEGRLLACDVSEEWTAIARRYWARAGLSERIELRLGPAAETLRSLPLEPPFDFVFIDADKTSYLTYYEESLRRLRPRGLIAVDNVLWSGEVVRPDAQDEDTRAIRAFNDFVASDIRVRSVMIPVADGLTLVQKLD, encoded by the coding sequence ATGACGAAGTTCATATCCCTGGACGACCGCCTTTACGCCTACGTGCTCGCCCACCGCACGCCGGACGACGGCCTTCTCCGGGAGCTGCGCGCGGACACCGCCGCCTTGGGCTCCCGAGCCCGCATGCAGATCGCGGCCGATCAGGGCACGCTGCTGACGGTGCTGGTCGCGGCCATAGGCGCGCGTCGGGCCCTCGAGGTGGGCACCTTCACCGGGTACAGTTCGCTCTGTATCGCCCGCGGCCTGGGCCCGGAGGGTCGGCTGCTGGCCTGCGACGTGAGCGAGGAATGGACCGCGATCGCGCGCCGATATTGGGCCCGCGCCGGCCTCAGTGAGCGGATCGAGCTGCGCCTGGGGCCGGCTGCGGAGACCCTACGATCCCTTCCCCTGGAGCCGCCCTTCGACTTCGTCTTCATCGACGCGGACAAGACGAGCTACCTCACGTACTACGAGGAGAGCCTGCGTCGCTTGCGACCGCGCGGGCTCATCGCCGTCGACAACGTCCTCTGGAGCGGCGAGGTCGTCCGGCCGGACGCCCAGGATGAGGACACCCGCGCCATACGGGCCTTCAACGACTTCGTGGCCTCCGATATCCGCGTGCGGTCCGTGATGATTCCCGTGGCCGACGGCCTGACCCTCGTTCAGAAGCTGGACTAA
- a CDS encoding amidase, producing MSGNQAGGEEARTLGRRTFLRYGALGGVAAAVTGSARSGSGEPAPPPAEPAPFELEEATIATLQERMQSGALTARALTEAYLARIEGLDRQGPALRSVLETNPDALAIAAALDEERKAKGARGPLHGIPVLLKDNIGTGDRMMTTAGSLALAGSYSAEDSFLAKRLREAGAVLLGKANLSEWANFRSSHSSSGWSGRGGQCRNPYALDRNPCGSSSGSGAAVSANLCALAVGSETDGSIVCPSSANGIVGIKPTLGLVSRAGMIPLAHSQDTAGPMCRTVADAAALLGVLAGVDPRDTATAKSRGHAAPDYTKFLDPEGLRGARIGVARKMFGFNEAVDRLLEDALAEMKRGGAVLVDPADLPSSSQLEEAELEVLLYEFKADLNSYLAGLGPRIAVRTLADIIAYNDSHRSDELPYFGQDLLVKAEAKGPLTTPAYLKALEKSKRLAGKDGLDATIRRHGLDAIVAPTGGPAWVIDLVNGDHFSGGSSTHPAVAGYPNISVPAGFISGLPVGISFMGQAWSEPTLLKLASSFEHATKHRRPPRFRPHAEV from the coding sequence ATGAGCGGGAATCAAGCGGGCGGCGAGGAAGCGCGAACCCTGGGTCGGAGGACCTTCTTACGCTACGGCGCCTTGGGGGGCGTGGCGGCGGCGGTGACGGGCTCGGCCCGTTCAGGCTCCGGGGAGCCGGCTCCCCCCCCCGCGGAACCCGCCCCCTTCGAGCTGGAGGAGGCTACCATCGCCACGCTCCAGGAACGGATGCAGTCGGGTGCCCTCACCGCCCGCGCTCTCACCGAGGCGTACCTTGCGCGCATCGAAGGGCTGGACCGCCAAGGCCCTGCCCTGCGTTCCGTCCTGGAGACAAACCCCGATGCCCTCGCCATCGCGGCCGCCTTGGATGAGGAGCGGAAGGCGAAGGGTGCCCGCGGCCCCCTGCACGGCATCCCCGTCCTCCTGAAAGACAACATTGGTACCGGGGACCGGATGATGACCACGGCCGGATCCTTGGCCCTCGCCGGTAGTTACTCGGCCGAGGACTCCTTCCTGGCGAAGCGACTGCGCGAGGCGGGCGCCGTTCTCCTCGGAAAAGCCAACCTTTCCGAGTGGGCGAACTTCCGATCGTCCCACTCCAGCAGCGGCTGGAGTGGCCGCGGGGGCCAGTGTCGGAACCCCTACGCTCTCGACCGCAACCCCTGCGGCTCCAGTTCCGGCTCGGGAGCGGCGGTATCGGCAAACCTTTGCGCGCTGGCGGTGGGGAGCGAGACGGACGGCTCCATCGTCTGCCCCTCCTCGGCCAACGGGATCGTGGGCATCAAGCCCACGCTCGGGCTGGTGAGCCGCGCGGGCATGATCCCGCTCGCCCACAGCCAGGACACCGCGGGCCCCATGTGCCGCACGGTGGCGGATGCGGCGGCGCTCCTCGGCGTCCTGGCCGGGGTGGATCCCCGCGACACCGCCACCGCGAAGAGCCGCGGCCACGCCGCCCCTGACTACACGAAGTTCCTGGACCCCGAGGGGCTGCGGGGCGCGCGCATCGGCGTCGCCCGGAAGATGTTCGGCTTCAACGAGGCCGTGGACCGCCTCCTAGAGGACGCGCTGGCGGAGATGAAACGCGGCGGCGCCGTGCTGGTGGATCCCGCCGACCTCCCGTCCAGCAGCCAGCTCGAGGAGGCCGAACTCGAAGTGCTGCTTTACGAGTTCAAGGCCGATCTCAACTCCTATCTGGCGGGCCTCGGCCCACGCATCGCCGTCCGAACCCTCGCCGACATCATCGCCTACAACGATAGCCACCGTTCGGACGAGTTGCCGTACTTCGGCCAGGATCTCCTCGTGAAAGCGGAGGCGAAGGGACCTTTGACCACGCCCGCGTACCTCAAGGCCCTGGAAAAGAGCAAGCGACTCGCCGGCAAGGATGGCCTGGACGCCACGATCCGGCGGCACGGGCTGGACGCGATCGTGGCCCCCACGGGGGGACCGGCCTGGGTGATCGACCTCGTGAACGGTGACCACTTTTCCGGAGGCAGCTCCACCCATCCCGCGGTCGCCGGCTACCCGAACATCAGCGTGCCCGCCGGTTTCATCTCCGGCTTGCCGGTCGGGATCTCGTTCATGGGACAGGCCTGGAGCGAGCCGACGCTGCTGAAACTGGCCTCCTCTTTCGAGCACGCCACGAAGCACCGGCGGCCGCCCCGTTTCCGCCCCCACGCGGAGGTCTAG